The Xiphophorus couchianus chromosome 3, X_couchianus-1.0, whole genome shotgun sequence genome segment TTGTTTCTTTATTAGATGTTATCGCTGTAAAGCACCTTTTCATTTGAGttatttaaaatcacatgtTTGAGATCAAGCtgtggatttttgtttctttacccTTCAGagacatgtgtgtgtttttccagaGGCCTAGATGAGAGAAGAGATGAATGAAGTGAAggtggaagaggaggaggaaggagcaGACGAAGGTCAGAGCTGCATTCAGCccaaacatgcaggaaaatcACTAACAGCAGCACATCTGGGACACTCTTAGTAGTTTCTactattattatgttttgtagACACTAAGTCAGGAGAAATTAGCTTAACTGGAATAACCGCAGGTGGATGAGAGGTAGGAGAAACAGGTGGGATCTGCTCTGACGCGGCTCCTGATTGGTGGAGCTGCTCAGGTTCCAGGCGCAGAGGAAGAGTAGAGCTGCAGGAGAAGAAGGCGGCCATTTCCAGCTAAAATATTGATAACGGCATAAAGTGAAAGTGCaagacaaataaactttaattaaactgaaacattaaactggaagacattttaaacattaaagtaaaacgcagcaactgaaaataaaaagcatcagTGAAGCAGATTATTACTTAAAACgacaattttcttcaaaaaaatggAGTTAAGATGTTAGTTTTACTTTGTtcaatcagaacattttaaaaagatgaatgCTAGAAATGTGAAAGTCCACAAGAACCTTCAGTGTTGATcagaactggatcagaacctggtCCAGTTCTGTTTAGACATGATCAGAATTTCTTATCTGGAGCGTGAAAGTTCTGATCGGGTTCTGGTTCTTTCAGGCCCGCCGATGCCTCCTGACCCCCAGAGTTTCTGCTCTACTCCAGAACCGGCCTCGGACCAACACAAACCCAAACGGCGCCACCGCTGCTCGCTGTGCGGCCGGGAGTTCGCCGGCCCGGCCCGTTTGGCCGACCACGTTGCCACGCACTACGGCTACAAGCCACACAGCTGCTCCGTCTGCGGGAAGCGCTTCACCAAGAAGGTGAACGTGTTGGTGCACCAGCGGGTCCACACCGGGGAGAAGCCGTACTCCTGCCCCGACTGCGGCGTCAGCTACGCTCAGCGCGGCTGCCTGCGCCGCCACCTCCTCATCCACTCCCCAGAGAAACCCTTCAGCTGCTCCCTGTGTGGGCGTGGCTTCGTCCAGCGCCGCTACCTGGTCCAGCACGAGCGCACCCACACCGGGGAGAAACCGTTCTCCTGCTCGCTCTGCCCCAAACGCTTCGCCTCCCGCAGCGGCCTGTCCGACCACCTGAAGACCCACCAGGAGCAGAAGCAGCATTCCTGCTCGCTCTGCGGGAAAACCTTCTCCTCCGCGTCGTCGTTCCGGGATCATGTGAGGAACCACACGGGACGCAAACTCCACCCCTGCTCACTGTGTGGGAGGAGCTTCAACCGGCCGAGTCTCCTGAAGAAACACCTGCAGAAACACGCAGATGGAACCCTGgagaaggtcagaggtcaattagGTCAATTAAATGAATCAGTGGAAGCTAACGGTAAAGTGTGAACCATTCCACTAATGCACCATGCCGATATATAACTATTGAAAATCAATGCTGTACGGctaacataaatattaattttgctAATGCGTTATATCAACATGGTGCTTAGTGTGACTGCAGGTGTGTCAAATCTGTCATTGCGCGCCGACCTGTTGAGTTTTGTTAACTCTGTTGCTAACTAGCCGCAGCAGCATCCAGTCAGAAAGCATCGGGAGATTTTAGACCGTTTACTGTGAACGTACTGcgatgcattctgggtagaGAATGACATCATTTGCTGCATCAGTGGGAATGTGGGAAGAGGAACTAGAGTTGATATGTAAccatacttcaaaataagagcatgcaTGAATATAAACTACTGCTCTGAAATCCTAACCACTAATAACCAAAACCTGAACACAGACGTCAAACTTGATTGAAGTTAAAGTTTCCCTTATAGCCAAGGAAATTAGCTCCTTCAAATGTATCTAGAAAAATGGAGtagaagctaagtgtgctaaagtTAGCAAACGTGCTGAAGCGCTAAGCTAAAACTTCTCTGATCCTGCAGGAAGAAGCTGctctctgctgcttcctgtgtCAGGAGCATTTCTCCTCCGTCAAAGAGGCCAAGGATCACGAGCGGCAGCACCACGCCGTGACCCGGTTCTCCTGTGACATCTGCAGCCGCTCGTTCACTCGCTCGTCCCGGCTGAAGGACCACCTGCGCTCCCACACGGGGGAGCGGCCGTTCCAGTGCGACGTCTGCAAGACGCGCTTCACCGTGCTGAGAGCGCTGAGGAAGCACCAGGAGATCCACAGCCGGCCGGACCGCCGGGCCCACACAGCGCCGCCTGGAGGTCCGGATCCGCCAGAACTGGTGAGGAGAGAGAAACTGGAGGGTTTGAACGTTAAACTTTAAAGGGGCAATGTtatgtgttttctattttatagcacaatcaggactctgttaccttcagtagttatgaaaatgctgaatgtattaaatatgacaaaaaaaaagttattcctGATTTACCGCTTTGAAACTgcgcctctgtctctttaagaagctcctcctcttcctgaagctccgcctccaggaagtcgtcccaacatggcttccctattaaccctttaatgtttttaccagcatcgCCCTGAGCAATGGCTCCTGTAACGAGCTCAGctgctgtttgctaattgctcctggctagtctgaaggagctgagtgggggaggagctgcgcctaggaggcggggctaggtccacccaggcatttttcacagctgaatggttgccatggagattaaagtatttctgaaacatggaagaatcaaagcaacactgcagggaataataattaaattttatatgATACCGGCCCTTTAAAAGTCACAAACATGGACCATAACAGTTCCTATGAGTTTGGATCTGAACTGCTGGATCTGGTTGAAACATTTTACCTTCTGTTGGTTCCAGAACCCAGACGAGCTTCTGGACGGAACCAGCGCCGCCCTGCAGGTGGAGACCCACAGCGACGAGTCGGTGCCTTCACTGACTGGTGAGAAAATCAGAACTTTGGCTTCAGGGAGCGTCTGGGTCCAGAggtctgctggttctgttgggtttaTGACTCTTCcgctttgtgtttttggttctgCAGACCCGATCCCTGCCAGGACAG includes the following:
- the LOC114138639 gene encoding endothelial zinc finger protein induced by tumor necrosis factor alpha-like isoform X2; protein product: MREEMNEVKVEEEEEGADEGPPMPPDPQSFCSTPEPASDQHKPKRRHRCSLCGREFAGPARLADHVATHYGYKPHSCSVCGKRFTKKVNVLVHQRVHTGEKPYSCPDCGVSYAQRGCLRRHLLIHSPEKPFSCSLCGRGFVQRRYLVQHERTHTGEKPFSCSLCPKRFASRSGLSDHLKTHQEQKQHSCSLCGKTFSSASSFRDHVRNHTGRKLHPCSLCGRSFNRPSLLKKHLQKHADGTLEKEEAALCCFLCQEHFSSVKEAKDHERQHHAVTRFSCDICSRSFTRSSRLKDHLRSHTGERPFQCDVCKTRFTVLRALRKHQEIHSRPDRRAHTAPPGGPDPPELNPDELLDGTSAALQVETHSDESVPSLTDPIPARTEPEKNLEAQEVSENLQTEPPGPLEPPGPPEPPGPETQTTCKSPAARKKRNHSCSICSKSFLKPCLLREHMRVHIREGRLPDPADKVFWLHMRTGGQKKKTVIMMKEEERRPGDPSTSDPALVPDAGLPAGNHGDQGENQSEQQEEEDVSGLINSDGEEERWEPERRGPKIRSDPPADGRSTGKSKSCCPVCGRDCFKASALQKHLRIHSGERPFQCPTCRKSFVQHVHMTEHQRIHTGEKPFTCGVCSKSFTFSSALRRHQRVHTDARPFRCAVCPKTFKQLCVLKNHQLTHSGVRYQCPLCSKSFSRALELTYHIDVHSDAQPYYCSVCKKNLSGARIFRKHMRKHESDEPKLDPAAAEPIKNQ
- the LOC114138639 gene encoding endothelial zinc finger protein induced by tumor necrosis factor alpha-like isoform X1; its protein translation is MREEMNEVKVEEEEEGADEGPPMPPDPQSFCSTPEPASDQHKPKRRHRCSLCGREFAGPARLADHVATHYGYKPHSCSVCGKRFTKKVNVLVHQRVHTGEKPYSCPDCGVSYAQRGCLRRHLLIHSPEKPFSCSLCGRGFVQRRYLVQHERTHTGEKPFSCSLCPKRFASRSGLSDHLKTHQEQKQHSCSLCGKTFSSASSFRDHVRNHTGRKLHPCSLCGRSFNRPSLLKKHLQKHADGTLEKEEAALCCFLCQEHFSSVKEAKDHERQHHAVTRFSCDICSRSFTRSSRLKDHLRSHTGERPFQCDVCKTRFTVLRALRKHQEIHSRPDRRAHTAPPGGPDPPELNPDELLDGTSAALQVETHSDESVPSLTDPIPARTEPEKNLEAQEVSENLQTEPPGPLEPPGPPEPPGPETQTTCKSPAARKKRNHSCSICSKSFLKPCLLREHMRVHIREGRLPDPADKVFWLHMRTGGQKKKTVIMMKEEERRPGDPSTSDPALVPDAGLPAGNHGDQGENQSEQQEEEDVSGLINSDGEEERWEPERRAGPKIRSDPPADGRSTGKSKSCCPVCGRDCFKASALQKHLRIHSGERPFQCPTCRKSFVQHVHMTEHQRIHTGEKPFTCGVCSKSFTFSSALRRHQRVHTDARPFRCAVCPKTFKQLCVLKNHQLTHSGVRYQCPLCSKSFSRALELTYHIDVHSDAQPYYCSVCKKNLSGARIFRKHMRKHESDEPKLDPAAAEPIKNQ